The Thermus oshimai DSM 12092 sequence GGCCGTCCACCCGGGCCTTCACGATGAAGGCCAGCTCCCCGAAGGCCTCCGTGAGCCTGAGGCCGTGGTAGCCGGGCTGGGGCTCGGTGAGGAGGGGGTAGCGGCCATTGTCCCAGGGGAAGTTCCCCCCGTCCACCATGGCGCCCGCGATGACCGCCCCGTGCCCCCCCACCCACTTGGTGAGGGAGTGGGTGACCAGGGCGGCCCCCCATTCCAAGGGCCTCAGGAGGTAGCCCCCCATGCCGAAGGTGTTGTCCACGATGAGGGCTACCCCCACCTCCCGGGCCGCCTGGGCTAGGGCCTCGAGGTCGGGGATGGTGAGGGCGGGGTTGCCGATGGACTCCACCCACCAGGCCCGCGTCCTCTCGTCCGTGAGGGCCAGGAACTCCTCGGGGCGCTCCTCGCGGGAGGTGAAGCGCACCTCGATCCCCAGCCGCCTCAGGGTCACCTTGAACTGGTTGAAGGTGCCCCCGTAGAGGTTGGGGCTCGTGACCAGGTTGTCCCCCGCCTGGGCCAGGGTGGTGAGGGCCAGGAACTGGGCCGCGTGGCCGCTTGCGGTGGCCAGGGCCGCCTTCCCCCCCTCCAGGGCCGCAAGGCGCTTTTCCAGCACCTCCACCGTGGGGTTCATGATGCGGGAGTAGATGTTCCCGAA is a genomic window containing:
- a CDS encoding O-acetylhomoserine aminocarboxypropyltransferase/cysteine synthase family protein, with amino-acid sequence MRFETLQLHAGYEPEPTTLSRQVPIYPTTSYVFQSPEHAADLFALRAFGNIYSRIMNPTVEVLEKRLAALEGGKAALATASGHAAQFLALTTLAQAGDNLVTSPNLYGGTFNQFKVTLRRLGIEVRFTSREERPEEFLALTDERTRAWWVESIGNPALTIPDLEALAQAAREVGVALIVDNTFGMGGYLLRPLEWGAALVTHSLTKWVGGHGAVIAGAMVDGGNFPWDNGRYPLLTEPQPGYHGLRLTEAFGELAFIVKARVDGLRDQGQALGPFEAWVVLLGMETLSLRAERHVENALALAHWLREHPKVAWVNYPGLPDHPHHARAVKYFRGRPGAVLTFGLKGGYEAAKAFMGRLRLISHLANVGDTRTLAIHPASTTHSQLSPEEQVQAGVAPEMIRLSVGLEHIEDLKAELREALG